The Deltaproteobacteria bacterium genome includes the window AGCTTCACAAGTTGTCCAGAGCCACTTGGGCCAACGTGAATAATGTTCTTGCCCATGGCTTGGAAGATTGGCAGACAAGACTTGAAAACGGTTTCTTCACCACCAACCATAATCGATAACGTTCCAGCGATCGCACCACCTTCACCACCGCTTACTGGCGCGTCTAGATAGTGAATCCCCTTGGTCTGACAAGTCGTGGCCATCTCACGAGTAGCGGTAGGAGAGATGGTACTCATGTCGATAATGGTACCTCCGGCCTGAAGGCTACTCAGGATCCCATCTGGACCAAGGACGACCTGTTGGACATCGGGCGTGTCCGTTACCATCGTGATGACGACCTCAGAACGTTCAGCGACTTCTCGTGACGAGGATGCTCCCCGAGCACCTTCTGCTCTGAAGGCTTCGACGGTCTCACGTTTGCGGGTGTAGACGGTCACCGGATATCCAGCTTTCAACAAGTTCCGGGCCATCGGTTTGCCCATGATCCCGAGGCCAATGAAGCCGATACGTTGTTGCATGGCATTTCTCCTCTCCCTGCTTTCAGCTGTATTTTGAGTGAAGAGCAAGGCAAAGGGCAAGGACGGGGGAAAATGTAAGCGTGAAGGGAAAATTGAAGAAACGACTCGGAAGAGTGTACTACAGGGGAGTTGAGAACGCGATGAATGATGGAGGGGAAAATTTTCAGACTTGAGTCTAGAGTCTAAAAGTCTTTGTGCAAAAAGACGCTAGACTCATAGACTCTAGACTTATAGACGGGTTGGGTTAGGCAGGGTTTTCCCAGGTGAGTTCTTGAAAGCCTTCAGCCACTTCTTCGCCAAGAAGAAGTGGCTCTTCCTTTTCATTCTCTTCCCATCCCTCTTCTTTTTCTTGCTCCGGAGCCGCTGCTGGCCGTGGGCGTCCGCGCATTTGCATACGGTTCCTGACCTCACGCCAATGGAAGCTTTCCGGTGGGCTCTGCAGACGTTGAAAACTGGCAAGGAGGAGGTCTTTACTGTCGGCACGACCAAAGCAATGGTCACCAATCCACATTTCCCAGCCAGAACGTACACTACCGTCCGGAGCTACGATATTTCGTTGCACGAATACCGGTGCTGGCAGCGAGAGAGAAGGGGCAGCAAGGTCACCCTCAATTGGTGGTGTCGGTTGTACGTCGATGATGTCTTTCTTTGCTTCTCGTACAACGGAGGCTTGTTCCCGTTGTTTC containing:
- a CDS encoding 2-hydroxy-3-oxopropionate reductase, whose product is MQQRIGFIGLGIMGKPMARNLLKAGYPVTVYTRKRETVEAFRAEGARGASSSREVAERSEVVITMVTDTPDVQQVVLGPDGILSSLQAGGTIIDMSTISPTATREMATTCQTKGIHYLDAPVSGGEGGAIAGTLSIMVGGEETVFKSCLPIFQAMGKNIIHVGPSGSGQLVKLCNQIAVAVTNMAMCEALIFAAKSGVHLEKMHQAISGGAAGSWQLTNLGPRIFQRDFAPGFMVKLQQKDLRLVLQEADRLQLALPATGLVHNLFNALESTGADNEGTQALVKVLERLAGVEVKA